In Musa acuminata AAA Group cultivar baxijiao chromosome BXJ3-9, Cavendish_Baxijiao_AAA, whole genome shotgun sequence, a single genomic region encodes these proteins:
- the LOC103996930 gene encoding probable sugar phosphate/phosphate translocator At3g11320 has protein sequence MSSKAALSTALANGRFFTVGLVASWYSSNIGVLLLNKYLLSNYGFKYPIFLTMCHMTACSLLSYAAIAWLKLVPMQSVRSRVQFLKISALSLVFCASVVSGNISLRYLPVSFNQAVGATTPFFTAVFAYLMTLRRESWITYITLIPVVTGVIIASGGEPSFHLFGFIMCIGATAARALKSVLQGILMASEGEKLNSMNLLLYMAPIAVIFLLPATIIMEENVVGITLALAREDFKIIWYLLFNSSLAYFVNLTNFLVTKHTSALTLQVLGNAKGAVAVVISIMIFRNPVSFTGMAGYTLTIIGVVLYSESKKRNK, from the exons ATGAGCTCAAAGGCGGCCTTGTCGACGGCGCTGGCGAACGGCCGGTTCTTCACCGTCGGGCTCGTCGCTTCATGGTACTCCTCCAACATCGGGGTGCTCCTCCTCAACAAGTACCTGCTGAGCAACTACGGGTTCAAGTACCCCATCTTCCTCACCATGTGCCACATGACGGCCTGCTCCCTCCTGAGCTACGCCGCCATCGCGTGGCTCAAGCTCGTGCCGATGCAGTCCGTCCGGTCCCGCGTCCAGTTCCTCAAGATCTCCGCACTCAGCCTCGTGTTCTGCGCGTCGGTGGTCAGCGGGAACATCTCGCTCCGCTACCTCCCCGTCTCGTTCAACCAGGCCGTTGGCGCCACCACACCCTTCTTCACCGCCGTGTTTGCTTACCTCATGACTCTCCGGCGGGAGTCGTGGATCACGTACATCACCCTCATACCTGTCGTCACTGGTGTTATTATTGCCAGCGGG GGGGAGCCAAGTTTTCATTTGTTTGGTTTTATTATGTGCATTGGTGCCACCGCTGCTAGGGCACTTAAGTCAGTGTTGCAAGGAATTTTGATGGCTTCTGAAGG GGAAAAGCTTAACTCTATGAATCTCCTCCTATATATGGCTCCAATAGCAGTAATTTTTCTCCTTCCTGCAACAATTATAATGGAGGAGAATGTGGTTGGAATAACACTGGCACTTGCTAGAGAAGACTTCAAGATTATTTGGTACCTCCTGTTTAATTCTTCGTTGGCATATTTTGTGAACCTGACCAATTTCCTGGTCACAAAACATACCAGTGCTTTGACCCTTCAG gtTCTTGGAAATGCGAAAGGGGCAGTGGCTGTCGTCATCTCAATTATGATATTCAGGAACCCAGTGTCCTTTACAGGGATGGCTGGCTACACGCTTACAATCATTGGTGTCGTCCTTTACAGTGAATCTAAAAAGCGCAACAAATAA
- the LOC103996931 gene encoding PWWP domain-containing protein 5: MESSPSAKKTGGGSLDLNSVASEQPETLASPVDLGSGALEVGARDDASAVGRRNVVGEQAEEVGVEQDGVEKKDSMAGEEVVQAAGGERGNGYSGAVDVGDVKDVVEATDGKDTEDRGEGAEAEAGEVNVAVEVKPWYEDADVVDEKATIEGDTVSQEMASNVGREAGGGEDQDVKVGEQESTARRKRGRPRKLVNKGDSVSQDVGRKAGTDTLSSEEQVLSAKRMRGRPRRAVTACIDDAYRHYHFQEEKKDPFAASNLVWGKVRSHPWWPGQIFDPLDASEMASNIQKKDHHLVAYFGDRTFAWCDDSRLKPFQTHFSQMEKQSSMDAFVSAISDALEEVSRRIELGMTCHCFMDETYARVNDQKVENAGIRKETCISAIDKSWIISSFDTVGLLDRIQTLARFPYGAVDRLELAITKSLLKAFYHSKGYPELPVFVYGEGLGDNVEGSPTKRRTSGKDVADPSTPTLSDTASRKGKSRVRGSSFRKDKHIVEHGRKKKSLSELMEKSSEHHDADGEKSGSGGNASSLSSHKELEVADSDGVESGKSKKKKLDSLGDLTTMSQISRSKKQPKFGECMRRVAGQMSGPPPMLKLSGKSVTKPPTILSHRKGGTPRDYSSPGEMLSQLCLVARDPLGGYDTLSSIVSFFTDFRNGTIPSISMDEKHKGTVAGKRDRRKSTSFTAAFSEKLDYMQDSYWSDIIVSDEENLVSSGQKRERESQSKRQKEQHPEDESALLLTLSSLPDTKQHLQDDSTNTNNVKEMQDARTTGKSSLVCSSNPNSMQEVECEGPTSNLQNDIDECMPTALVLTFSEASSIPAEADLIKLFGRYGPLVEAETEVTKSKNHAKIVFKRRSDAEVALSNAGKYSIFGHTLVSYRLRVLEVEPKASLSSTPLSEQDALPVA, translated from the coding sequence ATGGAATCGAGTCCCTCGGCGAAGAAGACAGGAGGCGGAAGCCTCGATCTCAACTCCGTCGCCAGCGAACAGCCGGAAACCCTCGCCAGTCCCGTGGATTTAGGTTCGGGCGCGTTGGAAGTCGGAGCGAGGGATGATGCATCCGCTGTTGGGCGTCGTAACGTCGTCGGAGAACAAGCGGAGGAGGTTGGTGTAGAACAGGATGGTGTCGAGAAGAAAGATAGTATGGCCGGCGAAGAAGTGGTCCAAGCTGCTGGAGGAGAGCGCGGAAATGGATATTCTGGCGCCGTCGATGTTGGCGATGTGAAGGATGTGGTCGAGGCCACTGATGGTAAGGACACAGAAGATAGAGGAGAGGGTGCTGAAGCTGAGGCCGGTGAGGTGAATGTCGCTGTGGAAGTTAAACCTTGGTATGAAGACGCCGATGTGGTTGATGAGAAGGCGACGATCGAAGGGGATACTGTTAGTCAAGAGATGGCTTCCAATGTTGGTAGGGAGGCTGGTGGTGGTGAAGATCAAGATGTGAAGGTCGGTGAACAAGAATCGACAGCtaggaggaagaggggaaggcccCGGAAGTTGGTAAACAAAGGAGACTCTGTTAGTCAAGATGTTGGTAGGAAAGCTGGTACCGATACTCTcagcagtgaagaacaagtattgtCGGCAAAGCGAATGAGGGGAAGGCCACGTCGTGCTGTCACTGCATGTATTGATGATGCTTATCGTCACTATCACTttcaggaagagaagaaggatccATTTGCTGCTTCTAATTTGGTGTGGGGTAAGGTGAGGAGCCATCCCTGGTGGCCCGGCCAGATTTTTGATCCTTTGGATGCGTCCGAAATGGCATCCAACATTCAGAAGAAGGATCATCATCTGGTTGCATATTTTGGAGATAGAACATTTGCTTGGTGCGATGACTCGAGGTTGAAGCCTTTCCAGACACACTTCTCACAGATGGAGAAACAGAGCAGTATGGATGCATTTGTAAGCGCCATCAGTGATGCGCTCGAAGAGGTGTCACGGCGTATTGAGTTGGGAATGACATGCCATTGTTTTATGGATGAAACTTACGCGAGGGTCAACGACCAAAAGGTTGAAAATGCTGGTATACGGAAAGAAACATGTATCTCTGCCATTGACAAGTCTTGGATCATAAGCTCCTTTGATACTGTTGGACTCCTCGACCGCATCCAAACATTAGCACGGTTCCCATATGGAGCAGTTGATAGGTTGGAGCTTGCGATAACCAAGTCCCTGTTGAAGGCCTTTTATCACTCAAAGGGATATCCCGAACTACCTGTATTCGTTTATGGTGAAGGACTAGGGGACAACGTCGAAGGTTCACCAACTAAGAGAAGAACATCTGGAAAAGATGTTGCTGATCCCTCAACTCCAACTTTGTCAGATACTGCTTCCAGAAAGGGGAAGTCAAGAGTTAGAGGGAGTTCATTCAGAAAAGACAAACATATAGTTGAGCATGGTAGAAAAAAGAAGAGCTTGTCTGAATTGATGGAAAAGAGTAGCGAACATCATGATGCAGATGGTGAAAAAAGTGGATCCGGAGGAAATGCTTCTTCTCTTTCATCTCACAAAGAACTTGAGGTTGCTGATTCTGATGGTGTTGAATCcgggaagagcaagaaaaaaaagCTTGACTCTTTAGGGGATTTGACAACTATGTCGCAGATTTCCAGGTCCAAAAAACAGCCTAAGTTTGGAGAATGTATGCGTCGAGTGGCAGGACAGATGTCAGGGCCACCCCCCATGCTTAAATTGAGTGGTAAATCAGTAACAAAACCCCCAACCATACTGAGCCATAGAAAAGGTGGCACTCCAAGGGACTATTCCTCCCCAGGTGAGATGCTTTCACAGCTCTGCTTAGTTGCGAGGGATCCGTTGGGGGGGTATGATACCCTGTCTTCAATAGTGAGTTTCTTCACTGATTTTCGAAATGGGACCATTCCCAGTATTTCAATGGATGAAAAACATAAAGGGACAGTTGCAGGTAAAAGGGATAGGAGAAAATCCACAAGTTTCACGGCAGCCTTTTCAGAAAAATTGGACTATATGCAGGATTCGTATTGGTCAGACATTATTGTAAGTGATGAAGAAAATTTAGTGTCAAGTGGGCAGAAAAGAGAACGAGAATCTCAGAGCAAGCGGCAAAAAGAGCAGCATCCTGAAGATGAATCAGCACTTTTACTTACCTTGAGTTCCCTGCCAGATACCAAACAGCATTTACAGGACGATTCCACGAATACTAATAATGTGAAAGAAATGCAAGATGCAAGGACCACTGGAAAGAGTTCACTGGTTTGTTCCTCAAATCCTAATAGCATGCAGGAAGTGGAATGTGAAGGACCCACTAGCAATTTGCAAAATGATATCGATGAATGCATGCCGACTGCACTGGTTTTGACCTTTAGTGAGGCATCTTCTATTCCCGCTGAAGCTGATCTCATTAAGTTATTTGGGCGATATGGGCCCCTTGTGGAGGCTGAAACCGAGGTTACAAAGTCAAAAAATCATGCTAAAATTGTCTTCAAGAGGCGCAGTGATGCAGAAGTTGCTTTAAGCAATGCTGGAAAATACAGTATCTTTGGGCACACCCTTGTGAGCTACAGACTTAGGGTTTTGGAGGTAGAACCAAAAGCTTCTCTGAGTAGCACGCCACTCAGCGAGCAAGATGCCTTGCCTGTCGCCTGA
- the LOC135649983 gene encoding LOB domain-containing protein 1-like: protein MGSASPPPAAGVVGPCAACKVLRRRCTDKCMLAPYFPPTDLRTFTNAHRVFGAGNITKLLQEIPQWQRQDAASSMAYEANARMRDPVYGCTGVVFQLQNQVSELQAQLARAQAAVANLHAENANLTALICERMSQALQETTAVTVDGIAPTPYVFQNDSFFLDGSSVPGYTREPPLRT, encoded by the exons ATGGGCTCAGCTAGTCCTCCTCCTGCCGCAGGCGTCGTCGGCCCTTGCGCCGCCTGCAAGGTTCTCCGCCGTCGATGCACCGACAAATGCATGCTGGCGCCTTACTTCCCTCCCACCGATCTGCGAACCTTCACGAACGCGCATCGAGTTTTCGGCGCCGGTAACATTACCAAGCTCTTGCAG GAAATCCCGCAGTGGCAGAGGCAGGACGCGGCGAGCAGCATGGCGTACGAGGCGAATGCCCGGATGAGGGACCCGGTGTACGGGTGCACCGGCGTCGTATTCCAGCTCCAGAATCAGGTGAGCGAACTCCAAGCTCAGCTGGCCCGGGCGCAGGCGGCGGTCGCCAACCTGCACGCCGAGAACGCGAACCTCACGGCGCTGATCTGCGAGCGAATGTCCCAAGCCCTGCAAGAGACCACCGCGGTGACCGTCGACGGCATCGCGCCCACTCCTTACGTCTTCCAGAACGATTCCTTCTTCCTCGACGGGAGCAGCGTTCCGGGCTACACTCGGGAGCCACCTCTTCGGACATGA
- the LOC135649840 gene encoding beta-1,4-xylosyltransferase IRX9-like isoform X1: protein MGSMDRSKKRIQLWKKALVHFALCFVMGFFTGFAPHSTATLFSHRRADRQPVTGISFHPAAPVEQVVEPNGEAVNRSLIEIPRSAAVAAVAPGDDSDDPPPSVEGSVEAQPPSRRLLIIVTTTRADDRFQGALLLRLAHTLRLVPPPLLWIVVQAYAEAPATAAMLRTTGVIYRHLTFKENFTDPAAEADHQRNVALSHVEYHRLTGIVHFAGASNAYDLRFFEEIREIDQNSRAFGTWPVAMVSTNRKRVVVDGPVCRASRVEGWILKDSSNDKRLLPTGTDMNPKPPKINISGFAFNSSILWDPERWGRPTSLPDTSQDSIKFVHEVILEDETKLKCLPADCSRIMVWHLYTPRAIPLPFHDQSQAKR, encoded by the exons ATGGGATCGATGGATCGATCAAAGAAGAGGATTCAGCTATGGAAGAAGGCGCTGGTGCACTTCGCGCTATGCTTCGTGATGGGATTCTTCACCGGCTTTGCGCCGCACAGCACCGCTACCCTCTTCTCCCACCGCCGCGCCGATCGCCAGCCCGTCACCGGTATCAGCTTCCACCCAGCCGCTCCCGTGGAACAGGTCGTCGAGCCTAACGGTGAGGCCGTCAACAGGAGCCTGATCGAGATCCCCAGATCTGCCGCGGTTGCCGCTGTGGCGCCCGGAGATGACAGCGACGACCCGCCGCCGTCTGTGGAGGGGTCCGTGGAGGCGCAGCCGCCGTCCCGGCGTCTGCTGATCATCGTGACGACGACCCGGGCCGACGATCGATTCCAGGGCGCGTTGTTGCTGCGGCTGGCGCACACGTTGCGCCTGGTCCCGCCGCCGCTGCTGTGGATCGTCGTCCAAGCCTATGCCGAAGCCCCCGCCACCGCCGCGATGCTGCGGACCACCGGCGTCATCTACAGGCACCTCACCTTCAAGGAGAACTTTACCGACCCGGCGGCGGAGGCCGACCACCAGCGGAACGTCGCCCTCAGCCACGTCGAGTACCACCGCCTCACCGGGATCGTCCACTTCGCCGGCGCATCCAATGCCTACGATCTCCGATTCTTCGAGGAGATTAGAGAGATCGA TCAAAATTCCAGGGCTTTCGGGACATGGCCGGTGGCAATGGTGTCGACAAACAGGAAAAGAGTGGTTGTGGACGGCCCAGTTTGTCGTGCATCAAGGGTTGAAGGGTGGATCTTGAAGGACTCGAGCAATGACAAAAGGCTGTTGCCGACTGGCACAGACATGAACCCTAAACCTCCAAAGATTAATATCTCTGGGTTTGCATTCAATAGCTCCATACTCTGGGATCCTGAGCGCTGGGGTCGCCCTACTTCATTGCCTGATACCTCGCAG GATTCAATCAAGTTTGTGCATGAAGTCATCCTGGAAGATGAGACCAAGTTGAAGTGTCTTCCTGCCGACTGCTCTAGGATCATGGTGTGGCATCTCTACACTCCAAGAGCAATTCCTCTGCCCTTCCACGATCAAAGCCAAGCTAAAAGGTAA
- the LOC135649840 gene encoding beta-1,4-xylosyltransferase IRX9-like isoform X2, with translation MGSMDRSKKRIQLWKKALVHFALCFVMGFFTGFAPHSTATLFSHRRADRQPVTGISFHPAAPVEQVVEPNGEAVNRSLIEIPRSAAVAAVAPGDDSDDPPPSVEGSVEAQPPSRRLLIIVTTTRADDRFQGALLLRLAHTLRLVPPPLLWIVVQAYAEAPATAAMLRTTGVIYRHLTFKENFTDPAAEADHQRNVALSHVEYHRLTGIVHFAGASNAYDLRFFEEIREIEAFGTWPVAMVSTNRKRVVVDGPVCRASRVEGWILKDSSNDKRLLPTGTDMNPKPPKINISGFAFNSSILWDPERWGRPTSLPDTSQDSIKFVHEVILEDETKLKCLPADCSRIMVWHLYTPRAIPLPFHDQSQAKR, from the exons ATGGGATCGATGGATCGATCAAAGAAGAGGATTCAGCTATGGAAGAAGGCGCTGGTGCACTTCGCGCTATGCTTCGTGATGGGATTCTTCACCGGCTTTGCGCCGCACAGCACCGCTACCCTCTTCTCCCACCGCCGCGCCGATCGCCAGCCCGTCACCGGTATCAGCTTCCACCCAGCCGCTCCCGTGGAACAGGTCGTCGAGCCTAACGGTGAGGCCGTCAACAGGAGCCTGATCGAGATCCCCAGATCTGCCGCGGTTGCCGCTGTGGCGCCCGGAGATGACAGCGACGACCCGCCGCCGTCTGTGGAGGGGTCCGTGGAGGCGCAGCCGCCGTCCCGGCGTCTGCTGATCATCGTGACGACGACCCGGGCCGACGATCGATTCCAGGGCGCGTTGTTGCTGCGGCTGGCGCACACGTTGCGCCTGGTCCCGCCGCCGCTGCTGTGGATCGTCGTCCAAGCCTATGCCGAAGCCCCCGCCACCGCCGCGATGCTGCGGACCACCGGCGTCATCTACAGGCACCTCACCTTCAAGGAGAACTTTACCGACCCGGCGGCGGAGGCCGACCACCAGCGGAACGTCGCCCTCAGCCACGTCGAGTACCACCGCCTCACCGGGATCGTCCACTTCGCCGGCGCATCCAATGCCTACGATCTCCGATTCTTCGAGGAGATTAGAGAGATCGA GGCTTTCGGGACATGGCCGGTGGCAATGGTGTCGACAAACAGGAAAAGAGTGGTTGTGGACGGCCCAGTTTGTCGTGCATCAAGGGTTGAAGGGTGGATCTTGAAGGACTCGAGCAATGACAAAAGGCTGTTGCCGACTGGCACAGACATGAACCCTAAACCTCCAAAGATTAATATCTCTGGGTTTGCATTCAATAGCTCCATACTCTGGGATCCTGAGCGCTGGGGTCGCCCTACTTCATTGCCTGATACCTCGCAG GATTCAATCAAGTTTGTGCATGAAGTCATCCTGGAAGATGAGACCAAGTTGAAGTGTCTTCCTGCCGACTGCTCTAGGATCATGGTGTGGCATCTCTACACTCCAAGAGCAATTCCTCTGCCCTTCCACGATCAAAGCCAAGCTAAAAGGTAA
- the LOC103996933 gene encoding uncharacterized protein LOC103996933, translating to MTWQEELASLVGDTGITYSADAAVAEEEERDAGDTGGRVLGKGYFRVYEDGAGPEESLKEQVTGFVVATGEMLRELGRGFWDVAQQSLERVGETYVGKKVRGHWDAVLQRLEFMNEYLPEDRDPVHAWPIVITVFLLALLVLRVNNGNETSVEAPKKLYVSPPSASRIQLLDGRYMAYQEKGVLAERARFFMIAPHAFLSSRLAGIPGIKESLLEEFGVRLITYDLPGFGESDPHPVRNLNSSAMDMLHLANALGVTDKFWVVGYSGGAMHAWAAVHYIPDRLAGAAMFAPMSNPYDSSLNKEEIHKTWDEWTMKRRLMYVLARRFPSLLPYFYRRSFLSGECGQPEKWLSLSLGKKDKSLLEEPVFREFWEKDAGESVRQGDAKPFVEEALLQVSNWGFCLADLQVQNQHQGKGLLPWLKSLYGRVEHEQAGFLGPIHVWQGMDDHVVPPSMTEFIRRMIPGATVHRLLGEGHFSYFCFCDDCHRQIFSTLFGNPRGPLSTELEVDRSPSEQHMEDVASHDCTEQE from the exons ATGACGTGGCAGGAGGAGCTGGCCAGCCTGGTCGGGGACACCGGGATCACGTACTCCGCCGACGCCGCGGTggccgaggaggaggagcgggACGCGGGGGACACGGGCGGGAGGGTTCTCGGCAAGGGGTATTTCCGCGTGTACGAGGACGGGGCGGGACCGGAGGAGAGCTTGAAGGAGCAGGTGACGGGGTTCGTGGTGGCCACGGGGGAGATGCTACGGGAGCTCGGCCGCGGGTTTTGGGATGTAGCGCAGCAGAGTCTGGAGAGAGTGGGGGAGACCTACGTCGGCAAGAAGGTCAGGGGGCATTGGGATGCGGTGTTGCAGCGACTCGAGTTCATGAACGAGTACCTGCCCGAGGATCGGGATCCGGTGCACGCTTGGCCCATCGTCATCACTGTCTTTCTCCTCGCGCTTCTTG TACTAAGGGTAAACAATGGAAACGAGACTTCTGTTGAAGCGCCAAAGAAACTGTATGTAAGTCCCCCAAGTGCTAGTCGTATCCAACTTCTAGATGGTCGATATATGGCATATCAAGAGAAAGGAGTTTTGGCTGAAAGAGCTAGATTTTTCATGATTGCTCCACATGCGTTTCTTTCTTCTCGTTTGGCAG GAATACCTGGCATTAAAGAATCTCTTTTAGAGGAATTTGGTGTTCGGTTGATCACTTATGATCTTCCAGGTTTTGGTGAAAGTGATCCTCATCCCGTTCGGAATCTCAACTCATCAGCTATGGATATGCTCCATTTAGCGAATGCTCTTGGTGTTACGGACAAGTTTTGGGTAGTGGGTTATTCAGGTGGTGCCATGCATGCATGGGCAGCTGTTCATTATATTCCTGACAGACTAGCAG GTGCAGCCATGTTTGCTCCAATGTCCAATCCGTATGACTCCAGCCTGAACaaagaagagattcataaaaCCTGGGATGAGTGGACTATGAAAAGGAGATTGATGTATGTTTTGGCTCGTAGATTTCCCTCTCTTCTTCCATACTTTTACCGTAGAAGCTTTCTGTCCGGAGAATGCGGTCAGCCTGAGAAGTGGTTGTCATTGTCCTTGGGGAAGAAG GACAAATCATTATTGGAAGAGCCAGTTTTTAGGGAATTCTGGGAAAAGGATGCTGGTGAATCTGTCCGTCAAGGAGATGCAAAACCATTTGTGGAGGAAGCTCTGCTACAAGTTTCAAACTGGGGCTTCTGTTTGGCTGATCTTCAAGTGCAGAATCAGCATCAGGGTAAAGGCCTTCTCCCGTGGCTCAAGTCACTTTACGGACGAGTTGAACACGAGCAGGCAGGCTTTCTTGGCCCCATACACGTATGGCAG GGAATGGACGACCATGTGGTGCCACCATCCATGACCGAATTCATTCGACGGATGATCCCGGGAGCAACAGTGCACAGGTTGCTTGGCGAAGGACACTTCTCCTATTTCTGCTTTTGCGATGATTGCCACAGGCAAATATTCTCCACCCTCTTCGGAAATCCTCGAGGCCCTCTCTCGACTGAATTGGAGGTTGATCGATCACCAAGCGAACAACATATGGAAGACGTAGCTTCACATGATTGCACCGAACAGGAGTAG